One segment of Arthrobacter sp. MMS18-M83 DNA contains the following:
- the guaA gene encoding glutamine-hydrolyzing GMP synthase, with amino-acid sequence MVTTPTAPFSSEAQTSQKPVLVVDYGAQYAQLIARRVREANVYSEIVPHTFTTEQLLAKNPAAIILSGGPSSVYAEGAPRVGADLFEAGVPVFGICYGFQAMANALGGKVAQTGLREYGATEATTVGEARSILAGIPDSQSTWMSHGDSVHVAPAGFEVLATTAGAPVAAFANEEKHLYGVQWHPEVKHSAHGQQVLENFLFNGAGLKPNWTTGNILEEQVDRIRQQVGDSKVICGLSGGVDSAVAAALVQRAVGDQLTCVFVDHGLLREGEAEQVERDFVAATGVKLYVANEQERFLSALAGVSDPETKRKIIGREFIRAFEEAERAIIAQAASEGESIKFLVQGTLYPDVVESGGGEGAANIKSHHNVGGLPEDLQFELVEPLRALFKDEVRAVGAQLGLPQEIVGRQPFPGPGLGIRIVGEVNKERLDLLRKADAIARAELTAAGLDNDVWQMPVVLLADVRSVGVQGDGRTYGHPIVLRPVSSEDAMTADWSRLPYDLLARISNRITNEVDGVNRVVLDVTSKPPGTIEWE; translated from the coding sequence ATGGTGACTACTCCCACCGCACCCTTCAGTTCTGAAGCTCAGACTTCCCAGAAGCCGGTGCTGGTTGTTGACTACGGTGCCCAGTACGCGCAGCTGATTGCCCGCCGCGTCCGTGAGGCGAATGTGTACTCGGAAATTGTTCCGCACACTTTCACCACCGAGCAGCTTCTGGCCAAGAACCCGGCAGCGATCATCCTTTCCGGCGGTCCTTCAAGCGTTTATGCCGAGGGTGCCCCGAGGGTTGGCGCAGACCTTTTCGAGGCCGGCGTGCCTGTCTTCGGTATTTGCTACGGCTTCCAGGCCATGGCCAACGCGCTGGGCGGCAAGGTCGCACAGACCGGACTGCGCGAGTACGGCGCTACTGAGGCCACCACGGTTGGCGAGGCACGCTCCATCCTGGCGGGCATCCCGGACTCCCAGAGCACCTGGATGAGCCACGGAGATTCCGTGCATGTTGCCCCGGCAGGCTTCGAGGTCCTGGCGACCACCGCCGGCGCACCTGTAGCCGCTTTCGCGAACGAGGAAAAGCACCTCTACGGCGTGCAGTGGCACCCGGAGGTCAAGCATTCGGCCCACGGCCAGCAGGTTCTGGAGAACTTCTTGTTCAACGGAGCGGGCCTGAAGCCGAACTGGACCACCGGCAACATCCTCGAAGAGCAGGTGGATCGGATCCGCCAGCAGGTCGGTGATTCCAAGGTCATCTGCGGCCTCTCTGGCGGCGTCGACTCGGCCGTTGCCGCGGCCCTCGTGCAGCGCGCCGTGGGAGACCAGCTCACCTGCGTGTTCGTGGACCACGGTTTGCTGCGTGAAGGCGAAGCCGAACAGGTCGAACGCGACTTCGTTGCCGCAACCGGCGTCAAGCTTTACGTGGCAAACGAGCAGGAGCGTTTCCTCTCCGCACTGGCCGGGGTCAGCGATCCCGAGACGAAGCGCAAGATCATTGGCCGCGAGTTCATTCGTGCGTTCGAAGAAGCAGAGCGGGCCATCATCGCCCAGGCCGCGTCCGAAGGCGAGAGCATCAAGTTCCTCGTTCAAGGCACCCTTTACCCGGATGTCGTCGAATCCGGCGGAGGCGAAGGTGCTGCGAACATCAAGAGCCACCACAACGTGGGTGGCTTGCCTGAGGACCTGCAGTTCGAACTCGTTGAGCCGCTCCGCGCACTGTTCAAGGATGAGGTTCGCGCCGTAGGCGCGCAGCTTGGCCTGCCGCAGGAAATCGTTGGACGCCAGCCGTTCCCTGGTCCAGGCCTTGGCATCCGAATTGTCGGGGAAGTGAACAAAGAACGCCTGGACCTGCTGCGCAAAGCAGACGCCATCGCGCGCGCCGAGCTCACTGCGGCCGGACTCGACAACGATGTCTGGCAGATGCCGGTGGTGCTGCTGGCCGATGTCCGCAGCGTTGGCGTGCAAGGTGATGGACGTACCTATGGACACCCGATCGTGCTTCGTCCCGTTTCTTCCGAGGACGCCATGACTGCTGACTGGTCCAGGCTCCCTTATGATCTCCTCGCGAGGATCTCCAACAGGATCACCAACGAGGTAGACGGAGTCAACCGAGTGGTACTGGACGTCACCAGCAAGCCCCCTGGCACCATCGAGTGGGAATAG